From the Glycine max cultivar Williams 82 chromosome 11, Glycine_max_v4.0, whole genome shotgun sequence genome, the window GCACTCATTAGCATTTGActagaattattcttgaagaaaaaaatattttttactgctTTGTTATACTGTAAACTAGTATCAGGTAATTCTTGTGCCCAGTTCCCTGTAAGatcataatattttatcatgGGTCAAAATATTTCTGGCCTGTTCTCTATAAGGCTTCATTATGAAAGGTAGAGCGTAATAACTTCTTGCTAAATATTGTCTTCATTTGAAATCTTTCTCGTCCTTGTTTCACCATTTTATCATTTGCTAGGAATGAACCACTAAATATTGATTGATTATACACCATTGCTAGACATGTAATCTAAAAGAAACAATTTTGCAGGTCGCAGAATTCCTTGGCTTCAGCTCATGTATCCAATCATGTTTGGAGTACTTGGAGGCAGTCCCTTGGAatggaaaggaagaagaagaaaaggtgaTCGCAACCGTCCTACGACTCCAAGGAGAAGGAATCGGGGTAAATCCGGTGCTAAAACGAGTTTCTCCTGATATTTCTAATGCCCCAAAAGATACCCTCTCCCACATTGTTGAACTTGTTCTCAAAAGCAATGAGGAGAGAGGTCGCCGAGAGATGAAATCCATAGTTCTAAAGCTCCTTAGAGAGAATAACAGTCTTCCAAGTTCTTCAGGCTCAGCTGACCTCTGTAATGACATGATTAATAAGTCATGCAGAAGATGCATGGATTCTTTATTGTGTCTGTTCAACCAGGTGGCAGAGCCAGGCTTTAGTGATAACAAAGAACCTGTAGTAAAACATATAGCTCTTGAAGCTGATAACTTGTCATGGTTGCTTGAGATTTTAGTTGACAAACAAGCTGCTGAAGATTTTGCACTGATGTGGGCAAACCAGCAGGAATTGGCAGCCCTTCATGGAAAGCTTCCGATTGTGTTTCGTTATCATGTCAGTTGCATTTCAGGAAGACTATATGTTGGCATTGGAAGAGGGGAGGTTTTGCCATCAAAGAACACACGCCAGTTCTTGTTGCAGACATGGCTACAGCCTCTAATCAATGACTATAACTGGTTGCAGCACGGGTGCGGGTCATTCGATAGGAAACTTGTGGAGGAAGGAATTGGAAGGACAATTCTCACCTTGCCTTTGGAGGATCAGCAGAGtattttgctttcatgggtTGGAAGTTTCTTGAAAACTGGTGATGGCTGTCCCAATCTTCAGAGAGCTTTTGAGGTGTGGTGGCGGAGGACTTTCATTAGGCCATATGTGGAAGGCCAAACTATTAACGTCATGCCAGATACGTGATGATATGTTTATGATTCATGAATATATCTTAGAATGGTtttggaatttgaattttctcttttgaGGTGACTATTCTAAGCAATTATAAATGTTATGTTGATTTGCCAATGTGGCTTACCTCCAGCTGCTAACTAGTACTGAGTCCTGTATATATGGCCGTTTCATGTATACAATCACTCGTTGAATTGTAACTTTCAGTAATTATACAAATACTAAGGATTTAGTTTTTctaatttgagttttattttattatacaagTACATacattcaattataattttaatagcaattttttcaattaatagttACATTATCATTATAGCTTCTGACTTTAGTGGAAGAAAACCCCACTTTTCAATACAAGGTACAGGGATACTTCATTTCAAAACattgaaataaagaagtgaatattttttaaccacTGATTGAGGTACTGTTTAAACCCTTTCAAAAGTACAGTGAGAGCGAAAGATACAAACGAGTCCCTTCTCTAAAAATACGTTTGGCATCCTTCAACGGTAAGCCAAACATAGCTTAGCATGTTGTACTTCtaagatataattaataactgGTGTCATAGTAATTCACATGACTACAGAAATCTACCGTACTAACCATGTATTAAATTAACTAACATTTTTATTGAACACATCACAATCTAACACGGTACCCAGTTCTTGTGGATTGGTCATTCTCGATATCTAGAACCTAAATAGGCTAATATAACTTTGCATtctttttgtttgtcttttgtGTCACCGGGCtgcaacctttttcttttctactaGGTCCAGTATAGAAAAACAAACACCCTCAATCATCCAAAAATACTGAAACAGAGGCAAAACCAGCAATTTAGAACAAACTGTATTACTCTCAGAGAATGAAATGATTATATCATGTGGGATCGATCGAATTCCAAAAGATACCTATCTAAAAAGTTTTTAGCTTAACATGATATTTGGATAGTAAACAAAAATGTTAGGTGAACATTCATTATTCACACACCTTAGAAgagcaaaaattaaaacatggtGATTGGATAATAGGCTATACGCATTTTTCTTACCTTTCAGTTTATAACagtgaaaattaaattgttatcTTAACCTCCTGCTTTTACGTTCAGaagttcaaatattttaaaggaaACTGATCTGAGAAATGGACAAACCAAAAGTTGAATCATTCAAACTTCAAAGATACATATAGAATCACCTTTTTCTTGTTATGAAAAATCTGTCTCAACATGTTTTCTTTCTCCCGAAATATATTTCATGCAATCCTAATTTCTTGCTTTTTCATTGTTTATAAATGTTGTTATTAACACATTTTCTGATATTTTAACtcgtttgatttttattatctGATAGAATTTACGTGGATTTAGCtcttaaattaatgaaattcaCATAAATttcgtttaaaaaaattattaaggaaTATTTTaccaataattttcttttcttttttttgttgaattaccAATAATTTTCTATACATGCATGTTTTTTAGTACATATATACGCATGTGTTTCCCACtaaacgataaaaaaaaaatcaattgtatAAGTTTACACGGGCttgcaaaatattaaaaatgaatactaaataaaattaagatatttaaatGAAGACTAACTTAATAAACGAGTAATGAAATATCAAATCCaccaaataataagaaataaaaaaattagaaataaaacccTAAATATCTTTAATGAAAATTGATGTGCTTCATATGAAACTATTAATTTTGACCAAATTTTGGATGAAGTGGTGATAATAAAACTCTTTAGTAAGATTGAGACGTGATAAATTACGGGTAGGTAcctataaaaaagataattcgACACTCATAGCTAGGCTTTGtg encodes:
- the LOC100819810 gene encoding BTB/POZ domain-containing protein At3g50780: MGDIRLTRVEQGQTKIRNVPIAVTPEGFWCCPTPVGFQKSLKPQNPLNKLKPSSPPPKPSSQKKAVSESQRKTVPSPSRLAVSDAQQCNDDPERPPTSTSVPAQRAPKKVAIEFGEPGTFDMKLLLLGKQGFCVKLSVHRDVLIEKSSFFADKLSEQSSLSCLQVDDCEDVEIYVETVGLMYCKEMKQQLMKQSVSRILRILKVAEFLGFSSCIQSCLEYLEAVPWNGKEEEEKVIATVLRLQGEGIGVNPVLKRVSPDISNAPKDTLSHIVELVLKSNEERGRREMKSIVLKLLRENNSLPSSSGSADLCNDMINKSCRRCMDSLLCLFNQVAEPGFSDNKEPVVKHIALEADNLSWLLEILVDKQAAEDFALMWANQQELAALHGKLPIVFRYHVSCISGRLYVGIGRGEVLPSKNTRQFLLQTWLQPLINDYNWLQHGCGSFDRKLVEEGIGRTILTLPLEDQQSILLSWVGSFLKTGDGCPNLQRAFEVWWRRTFIRPYVEGQTINVMPDT